In Lodderomyces elongisporus chromosome 1, complete sequence, the DNA window TTAACGAAAACattctatttctttgttctttgtttcttctttcatcTAAATTTTCACAGGGGGTTATAAAAGTTTTACCATCTGTTAACTAGGGAAATCTCGAGAAGTGAAATTTGATATTGGTTCTCCTAGAGTTTccatctcttttttttgttttttttaaaaaaaacaaaaatattttAATGCCATTCAAAAACGGCTTGTCAATTATCTTTATAGTGTATGCAAACACACTTTCCAAGTTGACATGGTTAGCAATTAGAGGCTCACCAGCCTCTTTGAATGTTGCATCCACTTTCTTCTGATGTTATCCTACTGtcccaatttttttttacagcATACGCCTTCTCTTTAAAATGTATCCAGATCTAAAACTTATTGAGACTGTTTCTTTAGTATTAAGTACCAATCCAGCATCTTCTTTCACTTCTATCCAGTTGTATTATCATTTATTGAAATCCAAACATTGCAAAACTAAGAGACAAGAGAgtgcacacacacacacacataagGAAGTTGAAAAGGTTGTATGAGCATCTTGCTATTATCACCACATCTCCACCAGCATGCTGCTTGaggtcttttttttcttcactgcattttttttttggttcaagGACAAAATTAGAGAAACCATTTTCAATACTGATGTTCCATGCCCCTTGCCTCTTGCCCCTTGCATACCATACCTTTTCCTCCAATAGTTACTGGCTGTAGTATattcaacaccaaaaaagagaaaaaataggGGGGGAATCAACTTCTTCAGTATTAATTGCAGAAACTTGTTTTTAATAGTATTATTGGCTTTGAAAGCATATGAAATAAAATGTGAATAACtccaaagaaaaacacatcAATTCCATCTGGCGTGTGTTGTGCTAGTGGTGTCAGAAACACAGCCGCTTAAGTGCCAGGTCAGAAACTCTCTACCTACCcccttaattttttctttctttctttctttcttcttcatttttttttctaatcagttttcttttcctggGGGCCACCAAAACAATCcgtcaatttcaaaatattGAATTGCGCGTTCATTATTTAAAACCACCAAGGAGGAAACACGGAATGccatataaagaaaaacagcAATTGATATCCATAATCGTATTCAATGTCAAAAACTATTGCACGCCGACTGTTTCACTTGACATCCCGTTTACGATCTGACTTTTCTCATATTGTAATTGGAGGTGGCATTGTCGGCATAGCAACAGCAGCCGAGCTTCAGAAGCAAGAGGGAAACAACGTACTTTTGGTTGAGCAGCACTCGGCATTGGGTCAAGAAACAACATCGAGAAACAGCGAAGTCATCCATGCTGGACTCTACTACCCCGTGGACTCACTTAAAGCTAAATTTTGTATTCGtgggaaaaacaaaatctaTAATGCGTGGTCGTCCTCGTCCTCGTCCTCGtcttcgtcatcgtcatcgatTAATAACAACTTTCCCGTCGATCTTCAAAAGTGTGGTAAATGGATTGTTGCCCAAAATGATGCAGAGGAAGAGTACTTgtggaaattgaaaaaaaatgcagaTGATTTGGGTGTCCCAGTGCAATTTGTACTGACAAAAAAAGCCAACAGTCAATTTCCATTAATCAAAGCAAACAATGCTATTCTAGAAAGCCCCACCACGGGGATAATTTCTGCTCACGATTATGTAACCTTCCATGAAACAAGGTTCACTAATGAAGATGGGACTTTGGGATTGAATacaaaagtgaaaaataTAACTTACAATCCAGGAACCAAAAACTACTCTGTGGTGATGGAGActgaaggagaagaaaaggaagagatgGAGATGAGCAGTGACAATGTAATCAACGCTGCGGGACTCTTTGCTGCAGAAGTAGCCAACATGCTCTTACCCAAAGATCGACACTACAATTACTATTTTGCAAAAGGCAACTATTTCAGCTACACACCAGAAACTCCATTGGGAGTTAAGATAACCGATAAACTCATCTACCCATGCCCCAACCCAAATGCCTCGTCGCTAGGCACGCACTTGACCTTCGACCTTGGTGGTCAATTGCGCTTTGGACCTGATTTGGAGTGGTTGGAAAATGTGACAAACGCGGCAGATATTGACTATGCTCCCAACGCACGCAACATAGTACCCGCATATGAAGCAATACGTACATATTTCCCGGCAATCACGCAAAACTCGTTGGTACCTTCATATTCTGGTATCCGACCAAAGCTATTGAATTCAcagcaaagcaaaaaaaaattcgcAGACTTTGTtataaaagaagaggatggTTACCCGGGATTTGTAAATCTACTTGGAATAGAAAGTCCAGGGTTGACTGCTGCTTGGGCCATAGCCGAGCACGTGAAAAACATATACCATCAATAAACACTTAGTTAGAGGTTATTAGTTTGCATATTGACACAATAaatcttctttgttttagtttcttttctccctCTCTTTCCTCCACTCCCCttccttcttgtttttcatgTTTTGGTATTGCCTAGTAATCTTACATGCGGCGTTTCTTTGATCCGTTACTTGAGTTATCCTCTTCGTCACTTTCAGCTtctcttttgctctttggtttctttgtCGGTAAGCTTTCTGGCTCTGTGGGTGCCGGACTCTCGACAAAGTAATCGTGCAATAATGCCTGTGTTGAAGTACACCTTCTGCTTGGATCCAACTGCGTTAGTAATATCAAGAAATCCAATGCCTTCTCTGTAGCAGCGCTGAACCTGGTCCTAATCTCTTGCCTTGATGGAGGCGGATAGACATGCAATGCATTATACATTGGCAAACTCGAGACGTTTGGCCAAATTTGTTCTGTTGGCGTTCCATATGCTCTAAATGTGACATCCAACTGATCCACATCATCTTTGCCAGGAAGATATGGAATCCTGAGCATCAATTCAGCAAATATAATGCCAATGGACCAGATATCTACTGCCTCGGTATAATGTTTTGCGCCAAATAGCAATTCAGGCGCACGATACCATCGTGTCACAACGTTGCAACTAAGATCTTCATTAGGATTCCCCAAACTTCGAGCAAGACCAAAATCTGCAATCTTAAGCTGTCCCAGAGGTGAGATTAATAAATTGTTTGGCTTGAGGTCTCGATGCAAAATATGATTTCGGTGGCAATGATGAATACCTCGCAAGGTCATCAACATCCAAGATTTTATGTCAGCACTCTTGAAAACAatatctttatctttaatTAAAACTTCAAGGTCAAAAGGCAAAAACTCCAATACGAGGTTCAAGTTGTTATCGGTTGCTGAGAAGACATCGATTAGTTCAATCACGTTTTGGTGCTTTAGCTCTTGCAAATATTTTACTTCCCTAATAGCAGACATATCTAGTCCATCTTTAAACAAACCagttttgatttctttAATAGCAATAGACCGCTTAGTACTTTGTTGCTTGCCCAAGTAGACGACAGCATATGTACCTTCACCAACTTTGCGCTCCTTGGTATACTTGTTTTGGATAGCTTTGTTCTGATCACTCAAGGATGGAGGTAAATGATTCGCATTTGTCATGGATGCACTATTACCCTTGTTTTGCTCCGATAATAGTACTGCACTTTTTGAAACTGCAGCCGTAGACATCTTTACTGTTGAATTTTAGTTCTCCAACTATTTAAATAATTCGTGTGTTTATTTGTATGTAAGGgactgcaaaaaaaaaaaacgtgAGAGTATATATGATAGTGTATGTATACAAGCATTATTTCATACTCAGTCGCAAAaagtttcaattttaaGTATCAACTATTTCCGTGCGGCTGTGGTACAATACAAACCACACTGTTAATgacaaacttttttttttttttattgacGGTGAACATCAAAACAGTATGAAATAAGAAAGATGGGTATTTGAGCCAAGACTGATTTTTAGAAATAtctcttcttttatatGACTTGTTACTTTACTACTTGGCttattcaaaaagaaaaaaaaaataaaaaaagaagaaagaaaatgaaaaaacaaatgaagaaaaaatgaaagaaagggaaaattacgaaagaaaaatgaatataaaggaaagaaataaatgtTTATCTTTGTTTCATCTTCCCTCATAGTCCACCGTTTTATCACATCTTATATTTAGTGTGTACTGCCATGTCCGTTAACGCTTTCCCATTGTGCAAAGACATACCAGCTATTACCACTATCACCTATCACCAAGCCTCTATATAGCCCTGCTTCTTGGCATTTAATAGTTGAAGAGTAGACTCCAAACGGTGCCATTGCTGTTCCTGAGTCGCCTCTAGTCAATTTAAAATACTTACCCAGGGGTGATTCGATAACAACCTTAAAATCACGCGCAATCTGTGCGCTGCGCGAATCAATGCCCTGGCTAGGGTATTGCTCGACCTCAAAAGTGTATGAGTTTTTAGTGACAAGCTTATTAGTTTGTGGCTTGATAATATAAAGGTCATGATTCTGACTTTGCACCGTAGGGTACCGTTGGACAAACTTGGTATCGAAAGATCGTCCCTCATGCATAAGTGGAATTACAATCGAAAGTTCATGAATATTATCAAAGTGCTTTTGAAGGCCCTTTGGACCAGCAAAAATTTGCAACACTCCAATGCTTTCTCCATGAGGTAAGATTGCTTTAATTTTGGCCATTCGTTTGTGGTTAACCCATTTCACCTGGCACAAAGTTAAATCATTGGTCGTTACCTTTGAAGTTTTGATCAAGGTGAACAACTCAACATCTTTTGGCACATAGAGCTCCAACTCAAATACTTCCAAGGCATTCAATCTAGTTAAAGCATTATTGAAATTGGCGAATTGAAGACGGTTCTTGTAGAAACCCGAATACGTTCTAGGCAAATAAAATGCAATACTTGGATCGATCGGTGGCGTCACATGCTGCAAATCTATGATAGATGGTATATGAGTAGAAACAAGACTTAGTGGCTCGGCCATGAAGTAGAATTCATTATATTGGCCCGTACTCTCTTGTAAGTTGCAAACCAGTGGGTTTACAAAGTTGAAAATATCAATGAGCCTAAATGAATCGTGGACTAGTACTGAAAGCCAACTGTGGTTTATCACGTATTGTTCATTATGATAAAACTCGTTCggttttttccaaaaaccTAGCACCACTTCCGATGGTATTCTTAGTGCATCAAGtatctttttgaaaatataaTTGATTTGGAAGATTGAAGCTTCTCCCTTCAGTTGTACCTCGCtcaattttggttttgtttgcaGAATTGCCGATGACTCCTCTACTATGCGAATTTTTGCTAAATGATGTAATACGCATCTAACTTTATCCAATGTTGAAGAATGGAACTTGATGGaaacatcagaaataaaGTCATTAAGGTCATAAGTAATATCATAGTGCGAGGCAAACGATTCTACTTTTTTGTAGTTGATTGAATCCAAATCAATTTCCAATGCATCATTAATTGCGGTTTCATTGGTATTGATCTCGGAAATATACTCCAAAGGTTTAACAATCAAATTTCCTTCTTTGCGCGTTTCTCTTTTGGTTCTACCTTGCTTTTCACTCGAGGTCAACGAGTTCATCCTATTGAGGTCCATCTTGTAAGCAGCCCAATCTATCTCATCTTGTTGCTGCAACTTTCTTTCAATAGGGTTTAGTTGGTCTTGAGTAGATTTTCTGAgcatttttttgaaaatatttgaatttttcttcttcgatTCAAATACAGAGTCCATCACATTCAGCCTTAGCTCAAATGTCACATCTGCATCATTTTCTGCCTCTAAATCTTCAACATTATGTACATCCATATTTAACTCTTTCATGCGTGATTGGGTGCTTTGCAACTCTTTTTCGTATTTATGTCTCATAAATGAGCCAGCACTCGTGGCACTCATTTCAGACAAGTTCATCACATCACTTTGAAGAGATTTGATggaatttttcaattcctcGTGCTGCAAATATAGTTGCTGGTACGTTTCTTCGCTTATATACCCTCTCTTGTCACCCTGGTTGCTTGAGATTTTgaaatcatcaccatcaaagGGCATACGCATTTCCAAAGATTCACCCCTATAGTCTTTTGAATTCAACACAGAATCAACTTTGTGTCTAGGTGGGGGAGGTGGTGACGGCGATGGAGATGGCGAGGTTGATCGATTGCGATAAATAGCTTTCCCATTTAAATCGTCGCCAATTGTTGTCCTTTTTTggagtggtggtggtggcggTGGTGAAGGAGGAGCAGGAGGAGAAGTATTAGATGGGTATGATGAGACATAGTGCTTTGGGCCAGGAGATATGGAGACATAGTCCATATCATCGCTAGGAATACTTGATAGTTTCTTGCTCAAATCGTCGCGTGATCTATTGTTCATTCTGACCATGTCGTCGCTTTGGGTATTGTACGAATCCAATGAAAACTCATCATTATATCTACCTGGCAGTGAGGTTTTGTTCAACCTACTAGGCGATGATGGTTTGGGTGCATCCTTATAAAGTTTTTGCTCAAAGGATccattcttcaatttttgtaACTCGATTTCAAGTTGTGCTCTTTTCTTAGCAATTTCTTTGTACTCTTGTATgatttcctcttcttttggtATCCTCCTCAGGCTtgaatgtttttgtttgtaaGATGGCGCAGGATTAGGTTCAACAACAGGTGCTGGGCTTTGTTGACGAAGAAGATCATCATAAGAGCGGGAGTTGTATGAATGGCCAGATTTGTTTTTCGAATTTGGTAAATTCTGTTGTGAGTGCGTATGCCGCGACTGAGGTGTTGTTGATCCATATTGTTCGTACACTTGATATCCTGGACTTTTCAGCTTAATGATACGACTATCGGAATTATAGTTTGGAGTTTTGTAcatttcttgttttgtatttgctTTAGAATAACCATAATCATAATCATAATCATAGTCATAGTCATGTAGTTGCGACGTCGATTTCGAGATTGCGTTCCTTTGCGAGGGACTTGCATACTGAAAACTATTGTTTGTGATGGGATATTGCAGTGGTGATTTCAATTGATTGCCTGCTCGAGAGTAAGAAGGAGTACCACTCCCGCTCCTATTATTGGTGTCATTCTTCACTGGCGTGGTTACTAAcgaggatgatgatgcacCGGCACCTGGAACCGCGTTTGTTCTGGCAAAGTTGCCTTGGTCGAGGATTTGTACATAATCTTTGGGAAATATACCTTCCGCTCCATTGCGTCGTAACTTTCCACTCCACCAGCTCTCATCTACTATTGAGTAAACATCAACAAGCTCCTTTTCCATAAACCCCAAATCACCTGGCTCTTCTCCTGCCCAAGAGACAACGGTTTTGACCTTAAACGGTAATGGTGGCAATGACATTAGACAAATTATAGATAAAATGCTATCGATCGAAAACTTAACAACAAAAGGATATTTCTATAAGAACTCAAACTGGATGgggataaaataaaaagtggaaaaaggtgaaaataaaaattgattATAATGACAAagaatgataataataatgataatgctGTGATGGGAAAGAAGATGCtctatgtatatgtatgtcAAATCTGACCAAAAGATCAAGttgaaaacgaaaaaaataaaataaaacaaatgatATATAGCAaaacagcaaaaaaagcagaaaagCAGGAAAgcagaaaagcaaaaaaagaattcctaaaaaaaaatcaaatggAATATGCCAAAATGTTGTTTCAATGCCAAAATGAGTTGTTGAAGTCAAAGTATAGCAATTGCTCTTGCAAATTGAACACTTTCAATGAGACAAAAACTTAATAATGGGGTCTAGTAAGGCTAGAGACTTGCTAGGTTAAGATActttaataataaaaatatcgAAGAAGCCCCATCTACCCACCTGTCGTTCCTTTTAGATTCTAAAAAGCTTTCGaggcaagaaaaaaaaaagaaaacaaaattgagaGATCGAGACACAATTACCATGTTTGGGTTGAGtgtaaacaaaagaagttgTAACTTTGGTTTGTGTAACGTTATGGCTACGCCGCACATATAGCGGCTATATTAGATCTCTGAGATATTTTGGTTACTTTTGTTCCTTTAATTTCATAATGTTTACTGTGAGAGATAAAAGTCTTtataagtaaaaaaaaaaaaaaacagaaatagaaaattaaaattaaaattatagttcaaaaacgaaaaaaaaaaaaaaaatttaaaaaaattacgtCACAGCATATTAATTACGACATTTCAATTACGCCAATCTACAAAAATTATTTCCCGTCTCATCAACCTAACTAAGCCCTCCAGTATTGTGCCAAACTGTGCAACCTATCAATTACCACGGGTAGGAATGCATTGACACTATCGTTGATTAAGTTTTGGAAATGCAAAATCGCCTCCTCTTCGGTCATTTGCAAGCAGAATTTTTCTTGCACTTTGCTGATAACTCTTGATGGGTCGACTGTTATATCTGGAATATTAGCATCCAACATCAACTGGAATAAATTGAGTATTAAATTGCTGTTTTTCCTCAATGCTGAATATGTAATGAAACAATagcttttgaaaatgttaTAGTTTTCATGATTCAAACCACCCATTCCATCAATTACCTGGATTGGCAACTTCATCAAGGGCGGAAATGGCTTTGGGTCTCTCCCAAGGATGTACCCAAAGTCTGCATGCCAGAATTTCCCATTTGGTGAAAGTAATAAATTGTCCAAATGTCGATCTCCTACACCAAGTATATACGTTATAACACAATATCCTGCACACGATTTCACGTAGTTATCCATCAACGCGGGTGAAACACCCAAGTCAGATACGACAGTTTGTATAGAGTTGCGGCTGGCTGCAGCATTGTTTCCCAAATTGGAAAGGCCCGATGTTGAAGATATAACGGAATGTAAGACACTTTTCGAGACAGGCTCAACAGGTTGCTTTTCCCGACTATGGAGCCGAAGATAGTTTAAAATTCCATTACCACTTGCATTTTGTTGTACCGAGGTCTCAGTGGTATTCATAGCTTCGGATATTGTTACCGTCATTTGACTATTTTTGGACAAAATCGAATCCAAAGTTTCATTAGGAACAAACTGTATCAAGCCTGCAACGGGACTAGTTGCTAAAATTTTATATGGCGTGAGTTTCAAATCTAGATTCTCATTCTTGAGCAACTGATCCATTAAATTGATTATTTGGATAACTAATTGGTCTTGTCGTAAATCGTCGCCAATCTTGAACATGAGTGGGTATTTACCATGCttgtttgtctttttccCAAACACTTGAGAGGAATGATGGGTTTTTTTGCCTTCGAGTGTTTTGAGTGTAATCTTCAATGGGGCCAAGGATGATTTGAAAACAGAAGACTCTTGTGGATAACAACCGCAAACAATCACTGATGGGTCTAATGGAAGTGGAAATGGCTCAGGAAACTTTAGCAACTCATTGGACGATGCCGACAAGTAGTCTCGCAAAAACTCTACTTTGCGCATTGTTGcttcattctttttaaatGTTTTTCGCAAAAGCTCAACCAAGTTTGTGAGTTTTTTAATGAACCATATTTGTCTTTTAAGATGTTTATAATAAGGAAGTTTGTTCTCGTGACAATAAAGTTTCAAAGATTCAATGTATTTATTTAAAACAAATGCATAAATgttattgttcttgttcttgctgTTAGATGATGTAGGCGTATTCAAAGGAGCATTTAAGTTGGTCAGAAACACTTGTTTGTTAAGATAATCCTCATTCTCTACTTTGACATaccaataaaaaaagttcCCTAAACTTTCATTCTTCACAGCTGATTCAATAAGGAAATCTGCAAGTGGAAGGTTTAAGGACTGGGAATCATTCTCCTCATCACTACTAAACTGCTCTCTATACATCAAAGCCTCGTACTTAAGTGCTTGGAcaagttgcaaaagataTAGCATCAACTCTTCGCTACTTGCTTTTCGTAGCCTCTCCACTGCTAACTTTCTTAGATAAGACACATGATTAAATACCTTTCTAAACCGTGCTTCTTCGTCTTTGAGCTTGTAATCATTTCTCAATTCCGCTGCTTCCGATAGCATACCCTGTGTCAATGTATATGGATTGAAATAGTTATCGAGTAATTCCAAAGCATCTCCAACTTGTAATTTATCAACATTCCAATAAAGTGGTAAAATCTCCTTAAAAGTATGGTTCAATTCATAATCATTCTCCCAATTGATggatttcaaaaacttgGGCAAGAAGGATTTTGACGCTGATGCGTTGGAACTAGACTCCAATGAGTTATTCTTGCTGAAATAGTAACGGAACCGCCATAAAAGATTCTTCTCATTGTCGGAAAGTTCCGAGTTCGACGGcttcaacaaaattttGTGAAGCTCGTCTCTTAATTGTGGGGTCGGTTTCAAATCTTTATCAATTATCGAATTATTATTGATGTTTCTTTCAAGTTTGTGAAATTTAAGCTCAATTGGGTCTAGCATATTAGTTGCGCTGGCAGAAGCTATAGCAGCAATTGGAGTAGAGTTGGTGGCAATCgtggcagcagcagtggTATCATAACCAGGAAGAATAGCATTATTGGTAGTAGTGGCAATATCATTGGCATTAGAATtaaaattgttgttattcaGCAAAAATTTAGCCGTAACATCAAAATCGGGGTCATAtattttcatcaatttcGGATTAACGCTCGACATTGGTATGTCAATAGAGTTAATTATTTTGCTCCCTGGGGCAGTCGCGGCTGCAGTGGCACCCACTCCGGTTTCCAGTGTATTCAACTGCTGTAAGGTAGGGACGTTATAAGTGATGTCAGAATACACAAACGGAAACTCGAGGTTGGGCATCTCAATATATAGGTAGTAATTGTGGTCCTTGTTCACATCCTTTGATGCACTAACTTGTGGTAGAGCAAGTTTATCCAACCAGCTTATTCTCGGGTACTCTCCATTTTCATATTTGatcaaattcttttctatGTCTGTCAATCCCGAGGAGTCTGTGTAATCCAACTTGTCCCGGACATCTTCAATATCTACCCCGTTCCCGTGTTTTGTATACACGGGTATCTTTTGCGATCCAGTCCTTAAAGTGGATGTTCTCGTATTAAACAAGCTTATATACCCTACACCAAACACTTCCGGTTTGGTCTCAACAATCTCCAATAATGTGAATTTCAAGTACGAATCTAAATAAACCTGATTATAACTAATCATTAGTTTAAGGTATTGATTCCATAGTCGACGCTTATTGTTAAATGCACGATATGAGGTTTGGACGGGTGTACTCAACGGGTTGTTATTCTTGCCATCAAACAACTCCACCTGAACAAATAAATCCGAGTTTCGATATATTTTCGATAGATTTTTAAACACTTTGGGGTCTTCTAGTTTTTCAGACATGGTGGCGAGCTGCGGATGTGGGTTAGTGCATTCTAGATAACATATTTTGACCATTATGGGTTGTTTGAGATCTCGTGTAAGTCCAAAGGTTGCAATTGATCGCGTTTTGGCATCGCTCAAGCCTGTATCCAACGATTTAACTTCAGTCATTAAAAAGGAAAGCCAAAATACTTTTTTGCTAATACTACTGTTAAtcttgctgttgttgtgatgTGGCGTTTTGATTTGAGGGGTTAAAGAATAAGACACTTGTGTTGCAACTTCAATTAAAGACATAGAAAGAATTAAATTAAGCGCGCCTCAATTtggaaagaaca includes these proteins:
- the KIN28 gene encoding TFIIH complex serine/threonine-protein kinase subunit kin28, with translation MSTAAVSKSAVLLSEQNKGNSASMTNANHLPPSLSDQNKAIQNKYTKERKVGEGTYAVVYLGKQQSTKRSIAIKEIKTGLFKDGLDMSAIREVKYLQELKHQNVIELIDVFSATDNNLNLVLEFLPFDLEVLIKDKDIVFKSADIKSWMLMTLRGIHHCHRNHILHRDLKPNNLLISPSGQLKIADFGLARSLGNPNEDLSCNVVTRWYRAPELLFGAKHYTEAVDIWSIGIIFAELMLRIPYLPGKDDVDQLDVTFRAYGTPTEQIWPNVSSLPMYNALHVYPPPSRQEIRTRFSAATEKALDFLILLTQLDPSRRCTSTQALLHDYFVESPAPTEPESLPTKKPKSKREAESDEEDNSSNGSKKRRM
- the VPS34 gene encoding Phosphatidylinositol (PI) 3-kinase (BUSCO:EOG0926137U); amino-acid sequence: MTEVKSLDTGLSDAKTRSIATFGLTRDLKQPIMVKICYLECTNPHPQLATMSEKLEDPKVFKNLSKIYRNSDLFVQVELFDGKNNNPLSTPVQTSYRAFNNKRRLWNQYLKLMISYNQVYLDSYLKFTLLEIVETKPEVFGVGYISLFNTRTSTLRTGSQKIPVYTKHGNGVDIEDVRDKLDYTDSSGLTDIEKNLIKYENGEYPRISWLDKLALPQVSASKDVNKDHNYYLYIEMPNLEFPFVYSDITYNVPTLQQLNTSETGVGATAAATAPGSKIINSIDIPMSSVNPKLMKIYDPDFDVTAKFLSNNNNFNSNANDIATTTNNAILPGYDTTAAATIATNSTPIAAIASASATNMLDPIELKFHKLERNINNNSIIDKDLKPTPQLRDELHKILLKPSNSELSDNEKNLLWRFRYYFSKNNSLESSSNASASKSFLPKFLKSINWENDYELNHTFKEILPLYWNVDKLQVGDALELLDNYFNPYTLTQGMLSEAAELRNDYKLKDEEARFRKVFNHVSYLRKLAVERLRKASSEELMLYLLQLVQALKYEALMYREQFSSDEENDSQSLNLPLADFLIESAVKNESLGNFFYWYVKVENEDYLNKQVFSTNLNAPLNTPTSSNSKNKNNNIYAFVLNKYIESLKLYCHENKLPYYKHLKRQIWFIKKLTNLVELLRKTFKKNEATMRKVEFLRDYLSASSNELLKFPEPFPLPLDPSVIVCGCYPQESSVFKSSLAPLKITLKTLEGKKTHHSSQVFGKKTNKHGKYPLMFKIGDDLRQDQLVIQIINLMDQLLKNENLDLKLTPYKILATSPVAGLIQFVPNETLDSILSKNSQMTVTISEAMNTTETSVQQNASGNGILNYLRLHSREKQPVEPVSKSVLHSVISSTSGLSNLGNNAAASRNSIQTVVSDLGVSPALMDNYVKSCAGYCVITYILGVGDRHLDNLLLSPNGKFWHADFGYILGRDPKPFPPLMKLPIQVIDGMGGLNHENYNIFKSYCFITYSALRKNSNLILNLFQLMLDANIPDITVDPSRVISKVQEKFCLQMTEEEAILHFQNLINDSVNAFLPVVIDRLHSLAQYWRA